The Cheilinus undulatus linkage group 2, ASM1832078v1, whole genome shotgun sequence genome has a window encoding:
- the rhoub gene encoding ras homolog family member Ub, which translates to MSPPDAMDHSRPMAPPVPPHNPKPARPGQAQERLLKCILLGDGAVGKTSLVVSYTTNGYPTKYVPTAFDDFSAVVQVDGNPVRLQLCDTAGQDEFDKLRHFCYSRTDTLLLCFSVVSPASFQNVWEKWVPEIRRRCPLTPILLVGTQCDLRQDVKVLIELARRRERPVLEEDARALSEKIGAVSYIECSALTQKNLKEVFDAAIAVGLRHSERRARRERKVRSTADKMKMLSKSWWKKYVCVQ; encoded by the exons ATGTCACCTCCTGACGCCATGGACCACAGCCGGCCTATGGCCCCCCCAGTCCCTCCTCACAACCCAAAACCCGCCCGGCCGGGGCAGGCTCAGGAGCGGCTGCTGAAGTGCATCCTGCTCGGTGACGGAGCTGTGGGCAAAACCAGTCTGGTAGTCAGCTATACGACGAATGGATACCCGACCAAATACGTCCCTACTGCATTTGATGACTTCTCAG CTGTGGTTCAGGTGGACGGAAACCCGGTGAGACTTCAGCTGTGTGACACAGCAGGACAG GACGAATTCGACAAGCTCCGCCACTTCTGCTACAGCCGCACCGACACCCTGCTGCTCTGCTTCAGCGTGGTCAGTCCAGCCTCCTTCCAGAATGTCTGGGAGAAGTGGGTCCCGGAGATCCGCCGCCGCTGCCCCCTCACGCCCATCCTCCTCGTGGGAACGCAATGCGACCTGCGACAGGACGTCAAAGTGCTGATTGAGCTGGCCAGGCGGAGGGAGAGGCCCGTGCTGGAGGAGGATGCTAGGGCACTGTCGGAAAAAATCGGAGCAGTTTCGTACATTGAGTGCTCGGCGCTGACGCAGAAGAACCTGAAGGAGGTATTTGATGCCGCCATCGCTGTGGGGCTGAGGCACTCTGAAAGGAGAGCGAGGAGGGAGCGGAAGGTCCGCAGCACAGCGGATAAGATGAAGATGCTCTCCAAATCCTGGTGGAAGAAGTATGTTTGTGTCCAGTAG
- the rtn2a gene encoding reticulon-2a isoform X3: MASKVMDLIFWKETERTGMVLTGLVVGLLSLFQLSIITVVSTVSLAVMCFTISVRIYYQVLFILSWGDGEHPFKSYLDLDISFSGEDADRYMQRAIVMFLSAVDTLKRLIFVGNLFDSLKFLVLMYLVTYLGRLFNGLTLLIISVIAVFSLPLFYRQRQEEVDSYIAKIQAQYDNIKDIFQRLAQGGGPPPDPTPGGAKPKAQ, encoded by the exons TGATGGACCTGATCTTCTGGAAGGAAACAGAGCGAACGGGCATGGTGCTCACAGGGTTGGTGGTGGGCCTGCTGTCCCTGTTCCAGCTCAGCATCATCACCGTGGTCTCTACTGTCTCCCTGGCTGTCATGTGCTTCACCATCTCTGTGAGAATCTACTACCAAGTCCTCTTTATCCTCAGCTGGGGGGATGGAGAACACCCCTTCAA GTCATACTTGGACCTGGACATCAGTTTCAGTGGAGAGGATGCTGACCGCTACATGCAGAGAGCCATCGtcatgtttctgtctgcagtggACACGCTCAAGAGACTCATCTTTGTTGGAAACCTCTTTGACTCCCTCAAG TTCCTGGTTCTGATGTACCTTGTGACGTACCTGGGACGGCTGTTCAATGGCCTTACTCTGCTCATCATCA GTGTGATTGCTgtcttctctttgccacttttctacagGCAACGTCAG GAGGAGGTGGACAGCTACATTGCAAAAATCCAGGCTCAGTATGACAACATCAAGGACAT CTTTCAAAGACTTGCCCAGGGCGGTGGCCCTCCTCCAGATCCAACTCCTGGTGGCGCCAAACCCAAAGCTCAGTAA